In Weissella tructae, the DNA window GAGCAAGCAACACAATTAGCTCGTGCGATGGTTACTGAGTATGGAATGTCTGATAAGTTGGGAATGGTTCAACTTGAAGGACCAAACACACCAATGATGGGTGTTAACTACTCACAAGACACAGCAGCGTTGATTGATTCAGAAGTGCGTGATTTGACTGCGAAGGGTTACAACAACGCTATCTCAATTGTTGCGCAATACGAAGATAAGTTTGATGCAATTGCACAAGCATTGCTTGAACATGAAACTTTGGATGAAAAGGAAATCTTGAGCTTGTTTGAAACAGGTAAGATGCCAGAATCTAAAGAAGTAAAGTCTGACGATGAAGTTGTTCCAATGAGCTATGATGAAGCTAAGGCTGCTGCGAACGAAAAGTTGGTAGAAGACGAAAAGGCACATCATGCTGGTGAAACAATCGAACCAGAAGATACAGATGTGATGCCGGATGCGGATAATAACCGTGATGAAATCTAATCATTAATGAAAAGCTAGCCAATTTGGCTAGCTTTTTTGCTTGTCTAGATAATGGTGCGTATAATAGATAGACGAATGATAGCGTAACTTGAATATAGACAAAATATGATGATCTTAAAAAGTGAGGAAATACAATGACAGATAAGTTAGTACGTGCAGTAACACATGATGGCGCATTTCGTGCCATTGCATTAGACGCAACTGAAATGGTACAAGTAACAAGCAAGTACCATGCCGCATCAACACTAGGATTGGTTGTGTTGGGACGTGCATTAATTGGTGGTTTATTACTATCTAATGCATTACTAAAGGGTGATGAACGTTTAGTAATGACAATTAATGGTGGTGGGCCTATTGGGAAGGTTGTTGTAGAAACGTCAGCCGAAGGACATGTTCGTGGATATGTTGAAAACCCAACACTAGAACTACCATTAAAGGCAGATGGTCAAGTAGACGTCGCTGGAGCAGTTGGAACAAACGGATTTTTGACTGTAACAAAGGATATGGGCGAAGGTATGGCACCATTTAATGGCCAAGTAGAATTGGCCACTGGTGAAATCGGAGATGACATTGCTTACTACCTAGCAAAGTCAGAACAAATCCCATCTGCAGTTGCGTTAACAGTGGACGTTTCAGATGCTGGTGTTGAAGTTGCTGGTGGATTTATGGTCTCTGCCTTACCTGATGCAACCGAAGCAGATATCATGGGGCTAGAAACAAAGCTACAAAACTTACCAGCGATGAATGACGTACTTGGTGCTAACCATGAACCGTTTGATGCATTAACAGCGTTGTTTGGGGATGATGCGGTTAAGTTGTTGGAAGAAATGCCAGTTGTTCCATATCCTGAAAACACAAAGATGGACTACACAAAGATGTTGGCAACATTGCCTGTCGAACAATTAACAGATATGTTGGAAAATGACCACGGTTTGGAAGTGGTGGA includes these proteins:
- the hslO gene encoding Hsp33 family molecular chaperone HslO, with the translated sequence MTDKLVRAVTHDGAFRAIALDATEMVQVTSKYHAASTLGLVVLGRALIGGLLLSNALLKGDERLVMTINGGGPIGKVVVETSAEGHVRGYVENPTLELPLKADGQVDVAGAVGTNGFLTVTKDMGEGMAPFNGQVELATGEIGDDIAYYLAKSEQIPSAVALTVDVSDAGVEVAGGFMVSALPDATEADIMGLETKLQNLPAMNDVLGANHEPFDALTALFGDDAVKLLEEMPVVPYPENTKMDYTKMLATLPVEQLTDMLENDHGLEVVDRFTGNRIQFSEAELAAIIAQVNAAQ